The genomic DNA TAAGGTTATGTCAATAAAATTTTTATCACTGTTCAAAAGTGAATTTATCCCAAGGAATATTGACCTCTTTTTTCTGTATAATTATTTGGTCTATATGCATAAGCAAGGGGAAATCTTCTGTATTTAAAAGTCCCTTTTTAGCTTTTAGCTTTATTGCTCTTACAACACGCTCGGTTACAACCAACGACTCAAGAGTAACTCCCTCAAGCTCAGCCTTTGCTTTATCTATGTCTAAGCCTCTGCCCAATAAAATTCCCATAAGTCTTGTTCTTCCGCCGTATACTGTTACATACAAATCCCCTGCTCCTAAAACCAGGTTGTTCAAATCCTTCGAGCCTTGCATTTCAAGAAGCTTATACATCTCTCTCACCGACTGTCCGAAAATTGCCGCCTGAGAGTTAAAATGAAGCTCGCTGTCTATACCGAATTTCTTTTGATTTAAGCCGATAGTCAGCGCAACTCCTAAGGCATATCCGTTTTTAAGGGCGACTGCGCTTTCAACGCCCACGATATCAGTGGAAAGACTTATATGATAATAATCAGTTGCCATAGCTGTCTTTATCATACGCAAAACAGCTAAATCCTTACCGCAAAAGGTAACTTCGGTCTGGTCGTGAAAAACAAGCTCATAGCTTGTGCAAGGGCCGCCGATTGCGTTTAAAGGGATATTCTTTTTAAGCTCATCAAGCTTTTTCTGCCAAATGTCAAGATAGGTTAAAAGCTCTCCGTCAGGGGTATCCATAAGTCCCTTTGTAACGGAAATAACGGGAATGTTTTCCTTTAACTCGGGAAGAATTTCATCTCTGAACCACTCTACCCCAAAGCTGCTTACACCGCAAATAATAAAATCGGCACCGTTTAAGGCTTTTTGTAA from Oscillospiraceae bacterium includes the following:
- a CDS encoding glycerol-3-phosphate dehydrogenase codes for the protein MKTIVVIGSGMMGSALAFPCAENKNKVRLVGTPLDREIIDCCQKTNRHPKFNKDFPAGVEYYQIEDLQKALNGADFIICGVSSFGVEWFRDEILPELKENIPVISVTKGLMDTPDGELLTYLDIWQKKLDELKKNIPLNAIGGPCTSYELVFHDQTEVTFCGKDLAVLRMIKTAMATDYYHISLSTDIVGVESAVALKNGYALGVALTIGLNQKKFGIDSELHFNSQAAIFGQSVREMYKLLEMQGSKDLNNLVLGAGDLYVTVYGGRTRLMGILLGRGLDIDKAKAELEGVTLESLVVTERVVRAIKLKAKKGLLNTEDFPLLMHIDQIIIQKKEVNIPWDKFTFEQ